In uncultured Ilyobacter sp., a genomic segment contains:
- a CDS encoding DUF1858 domain-containing protein: MVTKDMNILEAVQKHPQIVQVFQKYGLGCVGCMVASGESLGDGIASHGLDADALVEEMNKLIEETK; the protein is encoded by the coding sequence ATGGTAACTAAAGATATGAATATTTTAGAAGCAGTTCAAAAACATCCTCAGATAGTTCAAGTTTTTCAAAAATATGGATTAGGATGTGTCGGGTGTATGGTAGCCTCAGGAGAAAGCTTAGGAGACGGTATAGCTTCTCATGGTTTAGATGCTGATGCACTAGTAGAAGAAATGAATAAATTAATAGAAGAAACTAAGTAA